A genomic region of bacterium contains the following coding sequences:
- a CDS encoding magnesium transporter CorA family protein: MQRGYQLSDLKICPGQGAACPIQMFINPDEAEKKYLATELKLDEHTLASALDPDEQSRLEFEPDHLALILKRPQNYSAREEFLFKVSSFGLFLFKDRLVVVVSEDIPLFEGKIFNKVSSINDAALKLIYRSIYHFVEHLKIINMVSDSLESKISSSMENRYLLNLFTLEKSLVYYLNAINSNSTVIEKLKSNSAKIGFTQEEHEFLDDVTIENNQCYKQADIYSNILAGLMDARVSIVSNNLNVLMKTLNIITIGIMVPTFVVSAFSMNVKIPIQDHPLAFWIIIGLALVSVAGFMIFWRFKKW, from the coding sequence ATGCAAAGAGGGTATCAGTTAAGCGATCTTAAAATATGCCCCGGCCAGGGGGCGGCCTGCCCCATCCAGATGTTCATCAACCCGGACGAGGCCGAGAAAAAGTATCTGGCCACCGAGCTGAAACTGGACGAACACACCCTTGCTTCCGCCCTGGACCCGGACGAGCAGTCCCGGCTGGAATTTGAGCCCGATCATCTGGCCCTGATCTTAAAACGGCCCCAGAATTATTCGGCCCGCGAGGAGTTCCTGTTCAAGGTCTCCTCGTTCGGGCTGTTCCTGTTCAAGGACCGGCTGGTGGTGGTGGTCTCCGAGGACATCCCGCTGTTCGAAGGCAAGATATTCAACAAGGTCAGCTCGATCAACGATGCCGCCCTTAAGCTGATCTACCGGTCCATCTACCATTTTGTGGAGCATTTGAAGATCATCAACATGGTCTCCGATTCGCTGGAGTCCAAGATCAGCTCATCGATGGAGAACCGCTATCTTTTGAACCTGTTCACCCTGGAAAAAAGCCTGGTCTATTACCTCAACGCCATCAACTCCAATTCCACGGTGATCGAAAAACTCAAATCCAACTCCGCCAAGATCGGCTTTACCCAGGAGGAACACGAGTTTCTGGACGACGTCACCATCGAGAACAACCAGTGCTACAAGCAGGCCGACATCTATTCCAACATCCTGGCCGGCCTGATGGACGCCCGGGTCTCCATCGTCTCCAACAACCTCAACGTGCTGATGAAGACCCTGAACATCATCACCATCGGGATAATGGTGCCCACCTTCGTGGTCAGCGCCTTCTCCATGAACGTTAAGATCCCCATCCAGGACCATCCGCTGGCCTTCTGGATAATAATCGGCCTGGCCCTGGTTTCGGTGGCCGGGTTCATGATCTTCTGGCGTTTTAAAAAATGGTAA